A window from Pseudomonadales bacterium encodes these proteins:
- a CDS encoding ATP-dependent DNA helicase — MPRQSQMAMAALVADTLEARDIAVIEAGTGTGKTFAYLLPAVISGKRVIISTGTKNLQQQLFFRDLPALLRVLGLDLSSALLKGRGNYLCPHRLGLTLESVTLFEHEDRQLLGELAQWHSGGGSGDLGDFPALDEAHPLWPRITSSADNCLGQECPDFSRCPLMEARREALKAELVVINHHLLFADMVLKEEGVGELLPGAHALIIDEAHLLPEIAGQFFGERLSSRQLIELARDSEGAALKEAADDLPLRQLAAGLEQAARRLRRTLGPSEQRAPWNRLLDRAEFSAQADQLHEMLEQLRQRLELVQGRGRELALCCERAGRLSTILATLLSEQAQESVRWYETSEQGFAFNRTPLSVAEPFRQALTGYRAAWIFTSATLAVGQKFDHFIAQLGLDRLPRPPRGCVLPSPFDYSRQALLYLPAQMPEPNQPDFTHCWIERLLPLLRASRGGAFLLFTSHRALREAATLLRQQIDLPLLVQGELSRRAMLERFIERDDALLLGASSFWQGVDIPGQSLRLVAIDKLPFASPDDPVTQARVDAMRRQGGNPFNDYQLPQAVVSLKQGVGRLIRGVTDRGVLVIGDPRLRSRSYGRIFRQSLPPMPVTDYEAQAVEFLEALCSPLPAADSEMPDHGQTACP; from the coding sequence ATGCCGCGCCAGTCGCAGATGGCGATGGCGGCACTGGTGGCCGACACCCTCGAAGCGCGCGACATCGCCGTGATCGAGGCCGGCACCGGCACCGGCAAGACCTTCGCCTACCTGCTGCCGGCCGTCATCAGCGGCAAGCGGGTGATCATCTCCACCGGCACCAAGAATCTGCAACAGCAGCTCTTTTTCCGCGACCTGCCGGCGCTGCTGCGGGTGCTGGGACTCGATCTGTCGAGCGCGCTGCTGAAGGGGCGTGGCAACTACCTCTGTCCGCACCGGCTGGGCCTGACGCTCGAGAGCGTGACACTGTTCGAGCACGAAGATCGGCAACTGCTGGGCGAACTTGCGCAGTGGCACAGCGGTGGCGGCAGTGGTGATCTGGGCGACTTTCCTGCGCTCGACGAGGCCCATCCGCTCTGGCCGCGCATCACCAGCAGTGCCGACAATTGCCTGGGGCAGGAGTGTCCCGATTTCAGCCGCTGTCCGCTGATGGAGGCGCGGCGCGAGGCGCTGAAGGCCGAACTGGTGGTGATCAACCACCACCTGCTGTTTGCCGACATGGTGCTCAAGGAGGAAGGCGTCGGCGAACTGCTGCCGGGTGCCCATGCCCTGATCATCGACGAGGCCCATCTGCTGCCGGAGATTGCCGGCCAGTTCTTCGGCGAGCGGCTGTCGAGCCGGCAGTTGATCGAACTGGCGCGCGACAGCGAGGGTGCGGCGCTCAAGGAGGCGGCCGATGACCTGCCGTTGCGGCAGCTGGCGGCCGGGCTGGAACAGGCTGCGCGGCGGCTGCGGCGGACGCTGGGGCCGAGCGAGCAGCGCGCGCCGTGGAACCGCCTGCTCGACCGCGCCGAGTTCAGCGCCCAGGCCGACCAGTTGCACGAGATGCTCGAGCAACTGCGGCAGCGGCTCGAACTGGTGCAGGGACGGGGCCGCGAACTGGCCCTCTGTTGCGAGCGCGCCGGCCGGCTGTCGACCATTCTGGCCACGCTGCTGAGCGAGCAGGCACAGGAGTCGGTGCGCTGGTACGAGACCAGCGAGCAGGGCTTTGCCTTCAACCGCACGCCGCTGTCGGTGGCCGAACCCTTCCGTCAGGCGCTCACCGGCTACCGTGCGGCCTGGATCTTCACCTCGGCCACCTTGGCCGTCGGTCAGAAGTTCGACCATTTCATCGCCCAGTTGGGGCTCGACCGGCTGCCCCGGCCACCGCGCGGCTGCGTGCTGCCCAGCCCGTTCGACTATTCGCGTCAGGCACTGCTCTATCTGCCGGCGCAGATGCCCGAGCCCAACCAGCCCGACTTCACCCACTGCTGGATCGAGCGGCTGCTGCCGCTGCTGCGCGCCAGCCGGGGCGGGGCCTTTCTGCTCTTCACCAGCCATCGGGCGCTGCGCGAGGCAGCGACGCTGCTGCGGCAACAGATTGACCTGCCGCTGCTGGTGCAGGGCGAGCTGTCGCGGCGCGCCATGCTCGAACGGTTCATCGAGCGTGATGATGCCCTGCTGCTGGGGGCCAGCAGCTTCTGGCAGGGGGTTGACATCCCCGGTCAATCGCTGCGGCTGGTGGCGATCGACAAGCTGCCTTTTGCCAGCCCGGACGATCCGGTGACTCAGGCGCGGGTCGATGCGATGCGTCGCCAGGGCGGCAACCCGTTCAACGACTACCAGTTGCCGCAGGCGGTGGTGAGCCTCAAGCAGGGGGTGGGGCGGCTGATTCGCGGCGTGACCGACCGGGGCGTGCTGGTGATCGGTGACCCTCGATTGCGCAGCCGCAGCTATGGCAGAATCTTCCGCCAGTCGCTGCCGCCGATGCCGGTGACCGACTACGAAGCGCAGGCGGTCGAGTTCCTCGAAGCGCTCTGCTCACCCCTCCCTGCCGCCGACAGCGAAATGCCCGACCATGGCCAGACTGCTTGCCCTTGA
- the tsaB gene encoding tRNA (adenosine(37)-N6)-threonylcarbamoyltransferase complex dimerization subunit type 1 TsaB, translating into MARLLALETSSERCSVALWWEGALSERQVDLPREHNRQLLGLIEALMAEHDARFGELDAIAFGAGPGSFTGLRIACGVAQGLALGAEIGVLPVSSLAALAHAAALRHPQQRVLTAVDARMGEIYWCGYQLQAQRPQPLLEEWLGPAAQIPLPAGLDLADTVGVGNGWSQPQPLVEALGGEPARIDAGLLPSAAAVVALALPALARGELLPPEAAQPSYLREQISWRKRADRGLSSGG; encoded by the coding sequence ATGGCCAGACTGCTTGCCCTTGAGACCTCCAGTGAACGCTGCTCGGTTGCCCTGTGGTGGGAGGGCGCGCTCAGCGAGCGCCAGGTCGATCTGCCGCGTGAACACAACCGCCAGCTGCTGGGCCTGATCGAAGCCTTGATGGCCGAGCACGATGCCCGCTTTGGCGAGCTCGATGCCATCGCCTTCGGCGCCGGACCCGGCTCCTTCACCGGACTGCGCATTGCCTGTGGCGTCGCGCAGGGGCTGGCGTTGGGCGCGGAGATCGGCGTGCTGCCGGTGTCGAGTCTGGCGGCGCTGGCCCATGCGGCCGCGCTGCGTCATCCGCAGCAGCGGGTGTTGACCGCCGTCGATGCGCGCATGGGCGAGATTTACTGGTGCGGCTATCAGTTGCAAGCGCAGCGGCCGCAGCCGCTGCTGGAGGAGTGGCTGGGGCCGGCAGCGCAGATTCCGCTGCCGGCCGGACTCGATCTGGCCGACACGGTCGGGGTCGGCAACGGCTGGAGCCAGCCACAGCCGCTGGTCGAAGCGCTCGGTGGAGAGCCGGCCCGGATCGATGCCGGACTGCTGCCCAGTGCAGCCGCTGTGGTGGCGCTGGCACTGCCGGCGCTGGCGCGCGGTGAACTGCTGCCGCCCGAAGCCGCCCAGCCCAGCTATCTGCGCGAACAGATCTCCTGGCGCAAGCGGGCCGATCGGGGTCTCTCTTCAGGAGGTTGA
- a CDS encoding class I SAM-dependent methyltransferase: MRHQLPLIAIEQADSAALLLILDQDGLALHSMDAAGEQPLRIDFGHGRLDYRRRHGGGTQEPLARAVGLRGGFRPQLLDATGGFGTDAFVLASLGCQVTLCERSPVMAALLADALARAGQKAELAAIVTCITLRQCDARDELASGRQHDVICLDPMFPPRRKSALPRRTMVLLQQLVGHDEDADALLPLALERARYRVVVKRPRQAPPLAGLTAHHSLEGSSCRFDVYTLRKLPSKQEAAEAASTS; the protein is encoded by the coding sequence ATGCGCCACCAGTTGCCGCTGATCGCGATCGAACAGGCCGATTCCGCCGCGCTGCTGTTGATTCTCGATCAGGATGGACTGGCCCTGCACAGCATGGACGCAGCGGGCGAACAGCCGCTGCGGATCGATTTCGGCCATGGCCGCCTCGATTACCGGCGTCGTCACGGTGGCGGCACCCAGGAACCCCTGGCCCGGGCAGTGGGTCTGCGTGGCGGTTTTCGTCCGCAACTGCTCGATGCCACCGGCGGTTTCGGCACCGATGCCTTTGTGCTGGCCAGCCTCGGCTGCCAGGTGACCCTCTGCGAGCGCTCGCCGGTGATGGCGGCACTGCTGGCCGATGCACTGGCACGCGCCGGCCAGAAGGCGGAGTTGGCCGCCATCGTCACCTGCATCACCCTGCGGCAATGCGACGCCCGCGACGAGTTGGCCAGCGGACGACAGCACGATGTCATCTGCCTCGACCCGATGTTTCCACCGCGCCGCAAGTCAGCGCTGCCACGCAGGACGATGGTGCTGTTGCAGCAGTTGGTGGGGCATGACGAGGATGCCGACGCACTGCTGCCGCTGGCGCTGGAGCGGGCGCGCTATCGGGTGGTGGTCAAGCGGCCGCGCCAGGCGCCACCGCTGGCGGGCCTGACCGCGCACCACAGCCTCGAGGGCTCCAGTTGCCGCTTCGATGTCTACACGCTGCGCAAGCTGCCGTCGAAGCAGGAGGCGGCAGAGGCGGCTTCAACCTCCTGA
- a CDS encoding AMP-binding protein, translated as MAAAGCGMIVAFHANKNPNRVAIMADQGPTRSYGELNARINQIAHLMRANGMKAGDAVSLICSNRAEFVEALMACFRTGMRVSPVNWHLTAPEMAYIVNDSESKVLFGDARFADTMAKVLKESPDVKLALSIGGDIPGFQNLESAIKEQPTSNIDAPVRGFQMLYTSGTTGYPKGVYREAASSPSAVTQYANYQPATDVTLCTGPLYHAAPLGIDLLAALGNGLGVYLMDKWDPERTLQLIEKHKITHSHMVPTMFHRMLALPEEVRKKYDLSSLKFIIHGAAPCPVHVKQQMLDWVGDIIYEYYGATEGVGTTITPAEWRKKPGGVGLAPEGLIIVSEETDQELPPGEIGIIWIPVPPEGGFKYFKAEEKTQKAYRNGTHYSMHDMGWVDEEGWLYLSDRRADLILAGGVNIYPAEVDAALLKHPAVSDACTIGVPNPDWGQEVMAVIELKEGVKPSEELKQDLISFCQQNLAKFKCPRKIEFMDALPRSDAGKIQRRKVRDIYIPAA; from the coding sequence ATGGCCGCAGCTGGCTGCGGCATGATCGTGGCCTTCCATGCCAACAAAAACCCCAACCGTGTCGCGATCATGGCTGATCAGGGACCCACCCGCAGCTACGGCGAACTCAATGCCCGCATCAACCAGATCGCCCATCTGATGCGCGCCAACGGCATGAAGGCCGGTGATGCAGTGTCACTGATCTGCTCCAACCGCGCCGAATTCGTCGAAGCGCTGATGGCCTGCTTCCGCACCGGAATGCGCGTATCGCCGGTCAACTGGCACCTGACTGCCCCGGAGATGGCCTACATCGTCAACGACTCGGAATCCAAGGTGCTGTTTGGCGATGCCCGCTTCGCCGACACCATGGCCAAGGTGCTCAAGGAGAGCCCCGACGTCAAACTGGCGCTGTCGATCGGCGGCGACATTCCCGGCTTCCAGAACCTGGAGAGCGCCATCAAGGAGCAACCGACCAGCAACATCGACGCGCCGGTCCGCGGCTTCCAGATGCTCTACACCTCCGGCACCACCGGCTATCCCAAGGGGGTCTACCGCGAGGCCGCCTCTTCGCCCTCGGCCGTCACCCAGTATGCCAACTACCAGCCGGCGACCGACGTCACCCTCTGCACCGGGCCGCTCTACCATGCCGCACCGCTCGGCATCGACCTGCTGGCCGCGCTCGGCAACGGCCTCGGCGTCTACCTGATGGACAAGTGGGATCCTGAACGAACCCTGCAACTGATCGAAAAACACAAGATCACCCACAGCCACATGGTCCCGACCATGTTCCACCGAATGCTGGCCCTGCCCGAAGAGGTGCGCAAGAAGTACGACCTCTCGTCGCTGAAGTTCATCATTCATGGTGCCGCGCCCTGTCCGGTGCACGTCAAGCAGCAGATGCTCGACTGGGTCGGCGACATCATCTATGAATACTACGGCGCCACCGAAGGGGTCGGCACCACCATCACCCCGGCCGAATGGAGAAAGAAACCGGGCGGCGTGGGTCTGGCACCGGAAGGACTGATCATCGTCAGCGAAGAGACCGACCAGGAGCTGCCACCGGGCGAGATCGGCATCATCTGGATTCCGGTGCCTCCCGAGGGCGGTTTCAAATACTTCAAGGCCGAAGAGAAGACGCAGAAGGCCTACCGCAATGGCACCCACTACTCGATGCATGACATGGGCTGGGTCGACGAAGAGGGCTGGCTCTACCTCTCCGACCGCCGCGCCGACCTGATCCTCGCCGGTGGCGTCAACATCTACCCCGCCGAGGTCGATGCCGCGCTGCTCAAGCATCCTGCCGTCAGCGATGCCTGCACCATCGGCGTGCCCAACCCCGACTGGGGTCAGGAGGTGATGGCGGTGATCGAACTGAAAGAGGGCGTCAAACCCTCTGAAGAACTGAAGCAGGATCTGATCAGCTTCTGCCAGCAGAACCTGGCCAAGTTCAAGTGCCCGCGCAAGATCGAGTTCATGGACGCACTGCCGCGCAGCGATGCCGGCAAGATCCAGCGGCGCAAGGTGCGGGACATCTACATCCCAGCCGCCTGA
- the mnmC gene encoding bifunctional tRNA (5-methylaminomethyl-2-thiouridine)(34)-methyltransferase MnmD/FAD-dependent 5-carboxymethylaminomethyl-2-thiouridine(34) oxidoreductase MnmC: MSEADPPFALPQAEIDWSADDEPFSSRFGDHYASRAGALAESRLVFLDANRLGERWSGLRSGDRFTLGETGFGTGSNFLLAWELWQRLAPAAARLHYLAVEAHPLHPDDLARALTRHPPLTALSEPLLAAYPAAIPGIHRLELHAGTSPVTLDLLFGDAEAMLAQLCTRQGFAIDGWFLDGFAPQRNPGMWHDGLYRQLARLSRPGTTFGTYTAAGAVRRGLSDAGFRVERASGFGHKRERLLGHFVAATAPVVEPGPPWSWLPPARHAATASAPVAVIGAGIAGSSTAQALARRGIEVALFDSENGAGRAASGNPQAVLYSKLSAHATPQSRFALHSYLHALRFYQALEQQRSAEQATLLHGCGLLQLATQAATRQRLLDIAHRSGLPTTLVRWVDAAEASQLAGVALAQGGLLFPTGGWLTPTALCQQLSSHPRIRCHFGTAVTQLRHDAEHGSWQLLDGSGHCLLRTATVVISAGAASTRFEPLAALPIKPIGGQVSQLPVSSASRSLQLVLCGEGYLAPADQAAHTFGASYRLHDDDGLPSIDDHRRNLAMLQQEFPTFHQQLADEQLDPARLAGRYGIRATTPDRLPLVGPVTAGAQPIRHLPGLYINAGHGSRGFVQAPLCAELIAALVSGDSLPVESTVMTALNPARFAVRALKHRKQQS, translated from the coding sequence ATGTCCGAGGCCGACCCACCCTTTGCGCTGCCCCAGGCCGAGATCGACTGGTCGGCGGACGATGAACCCTTCTCATCCCGCTTCGGTGACCACTATGCCAGCCGCGCCGGCGCCCTGGCCGAAAGCCGGCTGGTCTTTCTCGATGCCAACCGGCTGGGCGAGCGCTGGTCAGGATTGCGCAGCGGTGACCGCTTCACACTCGGTGAGACCGGCTTCGGCACCGGCAGCAACTTTCTGCTCGCCTGGGAGCTCTGGCAGCGGCTGGCGCCGGCAGCGGCCCGGTTGCACTATCTGGCGGTCGAGGCCCATCCACTGCACCCGGACGATCTGGCCCGCGCACTGACCCGCCATCCGCCGCTCACCGCACTGAGCGAGCCGTTGCTCGCGGCCTATCCGGCCGCCATCCCCGGCATCCACCGCCTCGAACTGCATGCCGGCACCAGCCCTGTGACCCTCGATCTGCTGTTCGGCGACGCCGAGGCGATGCTGGCGCAGCTCTGCACCCGACAGGGCTTCGCCATCGATGGCTGGTTCCTCGACGGCTTTGCCCCGCAGCGCAACCCCGGCATGTGGCACGACGGGCTCTACCGGCAACTGGCCCGGCTGTCGCGTCCCGGCACCACCTTCGGCACCTACACCGCTGCCGGTGCAGTGCGCCGCGGCCTGAGCGACGCCGGTTTCAGGGTGGAGCGCGCCAGCGGTTTTGGCCACAAGCGTGAACGGCTGCTCGGCCATTTCGTGGCAGCGACCGCACCGGTCGTCGAGCCAGGTCCTCCATGGAGCTGGCTGCCACCGGCCCGCCATGCCGCCACGGCCTCTGCACCGGTGGCCGTGATCGGCGCCGGCATCGCCGGCAGCAGCACCGCGCAGGCACTGGCCCGGCGCGGCATCGAGGTCGCACTGTTCGACAGCGAGAACGGCGCCGGCCGCGCCGCCTCGGGCAATCCGCAGGCGGTGCTCTACAGCAAGCTCTCGGCCCACGCCACGCCACAGAGCCGCTTTGCGCTGCACAGCTACCTCCACGCACTGCGGTTCTACCAGGCACTGGAGCAGCAGCGCAGCGCCGAACAGGCGACGCTGCTGCATGGCTGCGGCCTGCTGCAACTGGCGACGCAGGCGGCCACCCGCCAGCGGCTGCTCGACATCGCCCACCGTTCCGGCCTGCCGACGACGCTGGTGCGCTGGGTCGACGCAGCAGAGGCCAGTCAGCTCGCCGGCGTGGCGCTGGCACAGGGCGGGCTGCTCTTTCCGACCGGCGGCTGGCTCACCCCGACCGCGCTCTGCCAGCAGTTGAGCAGCCATCCGCGCATCCGTTGTCACTTCGGCACCGCAGTGACGCAACTGCGCCACGACGCCGAGCATGGCAGCTGGCAGTTGCTCGATGGCTCCGGTCACTGCCTGCTGCGCACAGCGACCGTGGTGATCAGCGCCGGCGCTGCCTCGACCCGCTTCGAACCGCTGGCAGCGCTGCCGATCAAGCCGATCGGCGGGCAGGTGAGCCAACTGCCCGTCTCCAGCGCCAGCCGGTCACTGCAACTGGTGCTGTGTGGTGAAGGCTATCTGGCACCGGCGGACCAGGCGGCGCACACCTTTGGCGCCAGCTATCGGCTGCACGATGACGACGGCCTGCCAAGCATCGACGACCATCGGCGCAATCTGGCGATGCTGCAGCAGGAATTCCCGACCTTCCACCAGCAGCTGGCAGACGAACAGCTCGATCCAGCCCGCCTTGCTGGACGCTACGGCATTCGTGCCACCACCCCAGACCGATTGCCGCTGGTCGGGCCGGTGACAGCGGGCGCGCAGCCGATCCGCCACCTGCCGGGCCTCTACATCAATGCCGGCCATGGCTCGCGCGGATTCGTCCAGGCGCCGCTGTGCGCCGAACTGATCGCCGCGCTGGTGAGCGGTGACAGCCTGCCGGTCGAGAGCACAGTGATGACGGCACTCAACCCGGCACGCTTTGCCGTTCGTGCGCTCAAGCACCGCAAACAGCAGTCGTAA
- a CDS encoding SLC13/DASS family transporter, which yields MRQRIGLWLGPLLLLAILLLPRPEGLSSEAQRVGAVVAMMAIWWLLDAVPVAITALLPILLYPLLGVMKSSEVTPSYANHLIYLFLSGFLLALAIEKWGLHHRIALRTLAVMGHSPERVLLGFMLVTALLSMWMSATITAMMMLTVALALLHDEFGSAPSPYTERGRDQRAFATSLTLGIAYAASIGGAVTIVGSPPNAILAGILAQQHEMSLSLIGWMLMTLPVALVMLFGVWFYLSRIAYPTRFNHLPGGTALFHKAHQDLGDFSRAERRLIAVFALVVVGWIVRALNQSEFFDWVQDSTIALAGAVALFVIPSGRRPGEPLLDWKSAKQLPWEIILLFGGGFAIAQGFQETGLTEWLAGQLLNLPDIAPFWILLITTLFALALTEVTSNISTAALILPLVGAIAVIFDLPTQLLMSSAAIACSYAFMLPTATPANAIAYGSGYFSIGQMARTGLPINLLGALLISGYLYLFMDAFAPLLFSSSHNG from the coding sequence ATGCGGCAACGAATCGGACTCTGGCTGGGGCCCTTGCTGCTGTTGGCGATCCTGTTGCTGCCCCGGCCCGAAGGGCTCTCCAGCGAAGCGCAGCGGGTCGGTGCCGTGGTGGCGATGATGGCCATCTGGTGGCTGCTCGATGCCGTACCGGTCGCCATCACCGCGCTGCTGCCGATCCTGCTCTATCCGCTGCTCGGGGTGATGAAATCCTCCGAAGTGACCCCCAGCTACGCCAACCACCTGATCTACCTCTTTCTGAGCGGTTTCTTGCTGGCACTGGCGATCGAAAAGTGGGGGCTGCACCACCGCATCGCCCTGCGCACACTGGCAGTGATGGGGCATTCGCCGGAGCGGGTTCTGCTCGGTTTCATGCTGGTCACCGCGCTGCTCAGCATGTGGATGAGCGCCACCATCACCGCAATGATGATGCTGACGGTGGCGCTGGCGCTGCTGCACGATGAGTTCGGCAGCGCGCCCAGCCCCTACACCGAACGCGGCCGCGATCAGCGCGCCTTCGCCACCAGTCTGACACTCGGCATCGCCTATGCCGCCTCGATCGGCGGCGCAGTGACGATCGTCGGCTCGCCACCCAACGCCATTCTGGCCGGCATTCTGGCGCAGCAGCACGAAATGAGCCTCAGCCTGATCGGCTGGATGCTGATGACGCTGCCGGTCGCGCTGGTCATGCTGTTCGGTGTCTGGTTCTACCTCTCCCGCATCGCCTACCCGACCCGTTTCAACCACCTGCCCGGCGGCACCGCGCTGTTCCACAAGGCGCACCAGGATCTGGGCGACTTCAGCCGCGCCGAGCGGCGGCTCATCGCAGTCTTTGCGCTGGTGGTGGTCGGCTGGATTGTGCGCGCCCTCAACCAGAGCGAGTTTTTCGACTGGGTGCAGGATTCGACCATCGCGCTGGCCGGTGCCGTCGCCCTCTTCGTCATCCCCTCCGGCCGTCGACCCGGCGAGCCGCTGCTCGACTGGAAGAGCGCCAAGCAACTGCCGTGGGAGATCATTCTGCTGTTCGGCGGCGGTTTCGCCATCGCCCAGGGCTTTCAGGAGACCGGCCTGACCGAGTGGCTGGCGGGGCAACTGCTGAACCTGCCCGACATCGCCCCGTTCTGGATCCTGCTGATCACCACCCTGTTCGCGCTGGCCCTGACCGAGGTCACCTCCAACATCTCCACGGCCGCGCTGATCCTGCCGCTGGTCGGCGCCATCGCAGTGATCTTCGACCTGCCGACCCAACTGCTGATGAGCAGCGCGGCCATCGCCTGCTCCTATGCCTTCATGCTGCCGACCGCGACGCCGGCCAATGCCATTGCCTATGGCTCCGGTTACTTCTCGATCGGGCAGATGGCGCGAACCGGCCTGCCGATCAACCTGCTCGGCGCCCTGCTGATCAGCGGTTACCTCTACCTGTTCATGGATGCGTTCGCGCCGCTGCTGTTCAGCAGCAGCCACAACGGCTGA
- a CDS encoding sensor domain-containing diguanylate cyclase, with translation MTSLNQLLDNLRTNETLARKIFEIESEVLAIYNSRNFFDRLLALIQEKFGVPEAWVALIDEPITAPLIHHLSHCDQLTRSLVPLSAAGLRQLSGHFPDAWLVSHCAERHNWLIPPYLQGMVRSMAVTPLQLEGRLIGALVQGDRKPNRWDPSMDTFFLSQLTVKVSLYLANLASREQLEYLATRDALTGLYNRREFDQALEREISRAQRSGAPLCAIFIDCNDFKQINDTHGHDAGDAVLRHLAQGLEKLIRRVDCAFRYAGDEFVLLLPGQRQEQAQWVAQRLDHYFRTHPCPFRGQSIPYSISCGVASTEQSGIDSGTALLKQADMQLYQAKGRKHEAVDHRISTRIHALWHRLQKVFDTV, from the coding sequence ATGACCTCTCTGAATCAACTGCTCGACAACCTGCGCACCAACGAAACACTCGCCCGCAAGATCTTCGAGATCGAGAGCGAGGTGCTGGCGATCTACAACAGCCGCAACTTCTTCGATCGGCTGCTGGCGCTGATCCAGGAGAAGTTCGGCGTGCCCGAGGCCTGGGTGGCGCTGATCGATGAGCCGATCACCGCGCCGCTGATTCACCACCTCTCCCACTGCGACCAGTTGACCCGCAGCCTGGTCCCGCTGTCGGCAGCCGGCCTGCGGCAACTCTCTGGCCACTTTCCCGATGCCTGGCTGGTCAGCCACTGCGCGGAGCGGCACAACTGGCTGATTCCCCCCTATCTGCAAGGGATGGTGCGGTCGATGGCGGTGACGCCGTTGCAGCTCGAAGGCCGGCTGATCGGCGCGCTGGTGCAGGGCGATCGCAAACCAAACCGCTGGGATCCGTCGATGGACACCTTTTTTCTGTCGCAACTGACGGTGAAGGTGTCGCTCTACCTGGCCAACCTGGCCTCGCGCGAGCAGCTCGAATACCTGGCGACCCGCGATGCGCTCACCGGCCTGTACAACCGCCGCGAGTTCGATCAGGCGCTGGAGCGGGAGATCAGCCGTGCCCAGCGCAGTGGTGCACCGCTGTGTGCCATCTTCATCGACTGCAACGACTTCAAGCAGATCAACGACACCCATGGCCACGATGCCGGCGATGCCGTGCTGCGCCATCTGGCCCAGGGACTGGAGAAGCTGATCCGCCGGGTCGACTGCGCCTTTCGCTACGCCGGTGACGAATTCGTGCTGCTGCTGCCCGGACAGCGACAGGAGCAGGCACAGTGGGTGGCACAGCGGCTCGACCACTACTTTCGCACCCACCCCTGTCCATTCCGTGGCCAGTCGATCCCCTACAGCATCAGCTGCGGTGTCGCCAGCACCGAGCAGAGCGGCATCGACAGCGGCACGGCACTGCTGAAGCAGGCCGACATGCAGCTCTATCAGGCCAAGGGGCGCAAGCATGAGGCGGTCGACCACCGCATCTCCACCCGCATCCATGCCCTCTGGCACCGCTTACAGAAGGTGTTCGACACCGTATAA
- a CDS encoding alpha/beta hydrolase, whose amino-acid sequence MSLVCTEKNFTVFGRTIAARFWPNPQGRPLLALHGWLDNAATFDLLAPLLEGYQTCAIDFAGHGRSDHLPPGVPYSWFLQMNDAFAVADQLGWAQFTLLGHSMGAHLGLYMAAAFPERIDRLVLIDAIGHPGLKSERIVAETRQALERLHGLENRTPPLYENFEAMLLPRMKTVGNITEAAARTLLDRGVTPCNGGLTWSSDSRLRYPDPARLTEEEVQAFIQAVEAPTLLILGEQGWPWSTDFIARRTAVHRNLQKLILPGGHHLHLEDSAPEVAQAILDFLGRAA is encoded by the coding sequence ATGTCGTTGGTCTGTACCGAGAAAAATTTTACCGTCTTTGGCCGCACCATTGCGGCCCGTTTCTGGCCGAATCCGCAGGGGAGGCCACTGCTGGCGCTGCATGGCTGGCTCGACAATGCCGCCACCTTCGATCTGCTGGCGCCGCTGCTGGAGGGGTATCAGACCTGCGCGATCGACTTTGCCGGCCATGGCCGCTCCGACCACCTGCCGCCGGGGGTGCCCTACAGCTGGTTTCTGCAGATGAACGACGCCTTTGCCGTCGCCGATCAACTGGGCTGGGCGCAGTTCACGCTGCTGGGTCACTCGATGGGAGCACACCTGGGCCTCTACATGGCGGCGGCCTTTCCCGAGCGCATCGACCGGCTGGTGCTGATCGATGCCATCGGCCATCCCGGCCTCAAGAGCGAACGCATCGTCGCTGAAACGCGGCAGGCGCTGGAGCGGCTGCATGGGCTGGAAAACCGCACACCGCCGCTGTATGAAAATTTCGAGGCGATGCTGCTGCCGCGCATGAAGACCGTTGGCAACATCACCGAGGCGGCCGCACGCACGCTGCTCGACCGTGGTGTCACGCCCTGCAATGGCGGCTTGACCTGGAGTTCCGATTCGCGGCTGCGCTACCCCGATCCGGCACGGTTGACCGAGGAGGAGGTGCAGGCCTTCATCCAGGCCGTCGAGGCACCGACACTGCTGATTCTGGGCGAACAGGGCTGGCCCTGGAGCACCGACTTCATCGCGCGGCGCACCGCGGTGCACCGCAACCTGCAAAAGCTGATCCTGCCCGGTGGCCACCATCTGCACCTGGAAGATTCGGCGCCCGAAGTGGCGCAGGCCATCCTCGACTTTCTCGGCAGGGCGGCATGA
- a CDS encoding glutaredoxin family protein has protein sequence MSGFVLYSTSGCHLCELALQSALPLLTLRGEMLTEVEIADDEALLQRYGTTIPVLRRLADGAELGWPFDGEQLQVWLDRV, from the coding sequence ATGAGCGGTTTTGTACTCTACTCCACCTCGGGCTGCCACCTCTGCGAACTGGCGCTGCAGAGCGCGCTGCCGCTGCTGACGCTGCGTGGCGAGATGCTGACCGAGGTGGAAATCGCCGACGATGAGGCGCTGCTGCAGCGCTATGGCACCACCATTCCGGTGCTCAGGCGTCTGGCCGATGGCGCAGAACTGGGCTGGCCGTTCGATGGCGAGCAGTTGCAGGTGTGGCTCGATCGGGTTTGA